In a genomic window of Oncorhynchus keta strain PuntledgeMale-10-30-2019 chromosome 26, Oket_V2, whole genome shotgun sequence:
- the dnttip2 gene encoding deoxynucleotidyltransferase terminal-interacting protein 2 codes for MVATRRGVRVCSPTKTNSDEFSGVTATPASTRRTRRTADKGETATQSEVTSDSQQDVPSKAQSTTGKRKTRVSKRETDSANQVDSTHEADVSESDSCCSAISDMEAIPDTQPARRGQRRAAGGDKPDSTKEGDVSEVDSCSLSVSRRPNTRRATRSLRKALLTDSAKKDNYVSEAESCSSVVSESKVAGSQTRVTRRTAMSSSRASSKCHTEDTELSDPESCVSGDQTSTVRRVTRSRRGRFVEAIPMHLEETTDGSNSPLPRRRSRGVYKECPCDPRSPQDSESFESGPSMTPRRSTRRLSELKQTGTTVSDSESDLTDVYTPLGSPRSVRGRGTPCSSRTGSNSSSRAAPVTRLTAKALDILVEKALCQSDKVRASGVAEESVVLEDTVDADPDCSMIEEVGEENKTLTVEDVVIGEPAAPIQNSAPAREHTGSVTVSEDAEMPKVTSVQQDSAETTAREDPKKNTSMVDVPVQENIQEKVTISERAEAVCEPAVEAEDQQRELSTEDAADADAPVIIEQEMMMPADSHVSLKQTVKVAACENLMSPVIVVSEEAEEKTVDVNTHTDPPLEVKNQECQAVPSEEAMDVSSTLVTENKTADQDEAPHTTEPIKVTSSLSLKVSVSDADKLEESRDCVIIQKSGVISLLESSDDEEDDDGNSRHSGEGDERERQGSDGDEEAVCIEAAGPSRPQAAAQSSADGLFVIDARPGLQSDEHYYVDEKEEGDTEAIEEAQDEEEFVDEEGDDDDEDERVLFTSRNPQLKELSSRIDPGLKVKELGGLYINFDGSKSKTVSNSLKKLKEQKSQDELMKKSVIGPEFEKRDSVPPYRESKQAAKLKRKEERDKTTGAGWFNMRAPEMTEEIKGDLKALKMRGAMDPKRFYKKNDRDGFPKYFQVATVVDSPVDFYHSRVPKKDRKRTMVEELLADAEFRHNNKKKYQQIMTEKAAIGAGKKNRKSNKFRK; via the exons ATGGTGGCCACCAGAAGAGGAGTACGCGTATGCTCTCCAACTAAAACAAACTCCGATGAATTTTCTGGAGTTACG GCCACTCCAGCGTCCACTCGGAGAACCAGGAGGACAGCTGATAAAGGGGAGACTGCAACCCAGTCTGAGGTGACCAGTGACTCCCAGCAAGATGTTCCCTCCAAAGCCCAGAGCACCACCGGGAAGAGGAAGACCAGGGTGTCTAAACGCGAAACTGACTCTGCTAACCAGGTAGACTCCACCCATGAAGCTGACGTGTCCGAGTCAGATTCCTGCTGTTCTGCTATATCAGATATGGAGGCTATCCCCGACACACAGCCAGCTCGCAGGGGCCAAAGGAGAGCTGCAGGTGGGGACAAGCCTGACTCTACGAAGGAGGGGGACGTGTCTGAGGTAGACTCTTGTTCATTGTCTGTCTCCAGAAGACCAAACACTCGCAGAGCTACCAGAAGTCTGAGGAAGGCTCTTCTCACAGACTCTGCCAAGAAGGACAATTATGTTTCAGAGGCAGAGTCCTGCAGCTCTGTGGTGTCTGAGTCCAAGGTGGCTGGCTCGCAGACCAGAGTGACCAGGAGGACTGCCATGTCCAGCAGCCGTGCTTCTTCAAAGTGTCACACCGAGGACACAGAGCTTTCTGATCCTGAGTCCTGTGTCTCTGGTGATCAGACCTCCACAGTGCGCAGAGTTACCAGAAGCAGGAGAGGAAGGTTTGTTGAAGCTATCCCCATGCATTTAGAGGAAACCACCGATGGCTCCAACTCTCCTCTACCCCGCAGGAGAAGCAGAGGTGTGTATAAAGAATGTCCCTGTGACCCCCGGAGTCCCCAGGACTCAGAGAGCTTTGAGTCTGGGCCAAGCATGACTCCCAGGAGGTCCACTCGCAGGCTGTCTGAGCTGAAACAAACAGGCACCACTGTTTCAGACTCTGAGTCTGACCTGACTGATGTGTATACCCCTCTGGGGAGCCCTAGGTCGGTGAGAGGTAGGGGCACTCCCTGCAGTAGTCGCACTGGATCCAACAGCAGTTCCAGGGCAGCACCAGTTACCCGGCTGACAGCCAAGGCCCTGGATATACTAGTTGAGAAAGCCCTATGCCAGTCAGATAAGGTGAGAGCATCCGGGGTTGCTGAAGAAAGTGTAGTGTTGGAGGACACCGTTGACGCTGATCCAGACTGCTCCATGATAGAAGAAGTGGGGGAAGAAAATAAGACTCTAACCGTTGAGGATGTAGTGATTGGTGAACCAGCAGCGCCCATCCAAAATTCAGCACCTGCTCGGGAGCATACAGGGAGTGTAACAGTCTCTGAGGATGCAGAGATGCCAAAGGTCACTAGTGTACAGCAGGATTCAGCCGAGACAACCGCCAGGGAAGACCCAAAGAAGAATACCTCTATGGTGGATGTCCCTGTTCAGGAAAACATACAGGAGAAGGTGACCATCAGTGAGAGGGCTGAGGCAGTCTGTGAGCCTGCAGTGGAAGCAGAAGACCAGCAGAGGGAGCTGTCCACTGAGGATGCAGCCGATGCGGACGCCCCAGTGATAATTGAACAGGAGAtgatgatgccagctgattcacaTGTCTCTCTTAAGCAAACCGTAAAAGTCGCAGCGTGTGAAAATCTAATGTCCCCTGTTATAGTGGTGTCTGAGGAAGCGGAGGAAAAGACTGTGGATGTAAACACCCACACAGATCCTCCATTGGAGGTAAAGAACCAAGAATGTCAGGCAGTGCCTAGTGAGGAGGCTATGGATGTCAGCAGCACACTAGTAACTGAGAATAAAACGGCTGACCAAGATGAAGCCCCTCACACCACAGAGCCCATTAAGGTGACCTCCAGCCTGAGCCTGAAGGTCAGTGTATCTGATGCTGACAAGCTAGAGGAGTCCAGAGACTGTGTCATCATACAGAAATCTGGCGTGATCAGTCTGCTGGAGAGCAGTGACGATGAAGAGGATGACGACGGCAACAGTCGGCATTCTGGGGAAGGGGATGAGAGGGAAAGACAAGGTTCTGATGGTGACGAGGAAGCTGTCTGTATTGAGGCGGCAGGCCCATCCAGACCCCAAGCTGCTGCTCAGTCTTCAGCTGATGGCCTGTTTGTCATAGACGCCCGGCCTGGCCTTCAGTCAGATGAACATTACTATGTGGATgagaaggaagagggagacaCGGAGGCCATTGAAGAAGCGCAAGATGAGGAAGAGTTTGTTGATGAAGAGGGAGATGATGATGACGAAGATGAACGAGTCCTCTTCACAAGCAGAAATCCACAATT GAAAGAGTTGTCCAGCCGTATTGACCCGGGCCTGAAAGTGAAGGAGCTTGGGGGATTATACATAAATTTCGATGGCAGCAAATCAAAGACAGTCTCTAACTCCCTGAAAAAACTGAAGGAACAGAAGAGCCAAGATGAG TTGATGAAGAAGAGTGTTATTGGCCCAGAGTTTGAGAAGAGAGATTCTGTGCCTCCGTACAGGGAGTCCAAACAGGCTGCGAAACTGAAGCGCAAA GAGGAGAGGGACAAGACCACTGGAGCCGGCTGGTTTAACATGAGGGCTCCTGAAATGACAGAGGAAATAAAGGGTGACCTCAAAGCACTGAAAATGCGTGGAGCAATGGACCCCAAGCGCTTTTATAAGAAGAATGATAGAGATGGATTCCCCAAGTACTTCCAG GTTGCTACAGTAGTAGATAGCCCTGTGGACTTCTACCATTCCCGTGTCCCGAAGAAAGACCGGAAGAGAACCATGGTGGAGGAGTTGCTTGCTGATGCAGAGTTCAGACA CAACAACAAGAAGAAATACCAACAGATCATGACAGAAAAAGCAGCCATTGGTGCTGGCAAGAAGAATAGGAAGAGTAATAAGTTCAGAAAGTAA